One Sanguibacter keddieii DSM 10542 genomic window carries:
- a CDS encoding acyltransferase family protein produces MAASTPREPRPTPGPSTTVRQLGRVRMPDGLERLDRPAMPVGTVRKPVAPRTSSRPPRIYGLDSLRAVAVLAVVVYHFLPALLPGGFIGVDVFFVLSGFLITTLLVRERVQTGRVSLRHFWTRRVRRIIPAMVAVVVVCTAAAGVIGGDVLVGIKLQVLGALTFASNWFAIAQGTSYSADLTPQLFANFWSLAVEEQFYLFWPLVLLAVFSVRRSRATGLVVTGLFAVGSAVWMAVAVDPSGDPSRVYFGTDTHLFGLMAGAFFALWFAPRTPRDTPVVPDDDLFAGESLLPVQSRFARWFPPSRRRWSRHALGLVSALGLVVLSLTMSIDDSFTYRGGLVLASLFSLGLIAFLIRSQPLARRVEVSPLRWVGVRSYGIYLWHWPIVVIVASLMGAENPGRSSSWSVALVATAVTALAAWVSYKYLERPVMIAGIRALGTRVTGRARRLLASVRAERSAPTRSFRARARLVVVSVAALGLVAAVVLAGVREPTTSSLEAQILEGAAAAQQANEAQPAPTPEPSADPSADPSADLSGSPSPLAEPSPEPTGPPPGDQVTVIGDSVSLISVPSLQAALPGVFVDAEVSRQMSTVPEIATVLRDAGALREYVVVSLGTNSTVTEKTMDDALAAIGPDHRVVLVTGSADRSWIGPTNDQMRAAAERHPGVVVADWEAAVAAQPDVLGKDGVHPGAAGQELYARTVADALVRAEAQGVTQP; encoded by the coding sequence ATGGCTGCCTCGACGCCTCGTGAGCCACGCCCGACCCCCGGACCGTCGACCACGGTCCGGCAGCTCGGTCGTGTCCGGATGCCCGACGGGCTCGAACGTCTCGACCGACCGGCGATGCCGGTCGGCACGGTCCGCAAGCCCGTCGCGCCCCGCACCTCGTCGCGCCCGCCGCGCATCTACGGCCTCGACTCGCTGCGCGCCGTCGCGGTCCTCGCCGTGGTGGTCTACCACTTCTTGCCGGCCCTGCTGCCGGGCGGGTTCATCGGCGTCGACGTGTTCTTCGTGCTCTCCGGGTTCCTCATCACCACCCTGCTGGTGCGCGAGCGGGTGCAGACCGGTCGCGTGTCCCTGCGGCACTTCTGGACCAGACGGGTCCGACGCATCATCCCGGCGATGGTGGCCGTGGTGGTGGTGTGCACCGCCGCGGCCGGCGTCATCGGCGGCGACGTGCTGGTGGGCATCAAGCTCCAGGTGCTCGGCGCACTGACATTCGCGAGCAACTGGTTCGCGATCGCCCAGGGCACCTCGTACTCCGCCGACCTCACGCCGCAGCTCTTCGCGAACTTCTGGTCGCTGGCCGTGGAGGAGCAGTTCTACCTCTTCTGGCCACTCGTGCTCCTCGCGGTGTTCTCCGTCCGACGGTCGCGTGCCACGGGGCTCGTCGTCACGGGCCTGTTCGCGGTCGGGTCCGCCGTGTGGATGGCAGTCGCCGTCGACCCGTCGGGCGACCCGTCCCGCGTGTACTTCGGCACCGACACCCACCTCTTCGGGCTCATGGCCGGTGCGTTCTTCGCGCTGTGGTTCGCCCCGCGCACCCCGCGGGACACCCCGGTGGTGCCCGACGACGACCTCTTCGCGGGGGAGTCGCTGCTGCCGGTGCAGAGCCGGTTCGCGCGCTGGTTCCCCCCGTCGCGGCGCCGGTGGTCGCGTCACGCCCTCGGGCTCGTCAGCGCGCTCGGACTCGTGGTCCTCTCGCTCACGATGTCGATCGACGACTCCTTCACGTACCGCGGCGGGCTGGTCCTGGCGTCGCTGTTCTCGCTCGGGCTCATCGCCTTCCTCATCCGCAGCCAGCCCCTGGCCCGGCGTGTCGAGGTGTCGCCGCTGCGCTGGGTGGGTGTGCGCTCCTACGGCATCTACCTGTGGCACTGGCCGATCGTGGTGATCGTCGCCAGCCTCATGGGTGCCGAGAACCCCGGCCGGTCGAGCTCCTGGTCCGTCGCCCTGGTCGCGACGGCCGTCACGGCGCTGGCCGCCTGGGTCTCGTACAAGTATCTCGAGCGGCCGGTGATGATCGCCGGGATCCGTGCGCTCGGTACGCGCGTGACCGGCCGCGCACGACGCCTGCTCGCCTCGGTGCGCGCCGAGCGCAGCGCCCCGACGCGCTCCTTCCGGGCCCGGGCGCGCCTGGTGGTCGTCTCGGTCGCCGCGCTCGGCCTGGTTGCCGCCGTGGTCCTGGCCGGTGTCCGCGAGCCGACCACGTCCTCCCTCGAGGCGCAGATCCTCGAGGGCGCCGCCGCGGCGCAGCAGGCCAACGAGGCCCAGCCCGCGCCGACCCCGGAGCCGTCGGCCGACCCCTCGGCGGACCCCTCCGCCGACCTGTCGGGCTCGCCCAGCCCCTTGGCAGAGCCGTCGCCCGAGCCCACGGGGCCGCCGCCCGGCGACCAGGTGACCGTCATCGGCGACTCGGTGAGCCTCATCAGCGTCCCGTCGCTCCAGGCCGCGCTGCCCGGGGTCTTCGTCGACGCCGAGGTCTCCCGGCAGATGAGCACCGTGCCGGAGATCGCCACGGTCCTGCGCGACGCCGGGGCCCTCCGCGAGTACGTGGTGGTCTCGCTGGGGACCAACAGCACCGTCACCGAGAAGACCATGGACGACGCCCTCGCGGCCATCGGACCGGACCACCGGGTGGTCCTGGTGACTGGCTCGGCGGACCGCAGCTGGATCGGCCCGACGAACGACCAGATGCGCGCCGCGGCCGAGCGTCACCCCGGTGTGGTGGTCGCCGACTGGGAGGCCGCGGTGGCCGCGCAGCCCGACGTGCTCGGCAAGGACGGCGTCCACCCGGGCGCCGCCGGGCAGGAGCTCTACGCGCGTACCGTCGCCGACGCGCTGGTCCGTGCGGAGGCGCAGGGCGTGACACAGCCCTAG
- a CDS encoding solute symporter family protein — translation MTGTVSAAGTADQGYVLAASEDIGNPVVNIGIFLAFVAVTLVVVLRASRTNKTAEDYYAGGRSFTGPQNGTAIAGDYLSAASFLGIVGAIAINGYDGFLYSIGFLVAWLVALLLVAELLRNTGKFTMADVLSFRLKQRPVRMAAALTTLAVVFFYLLAQMAGAGGLVALLLGIDSSGGQAVVIAVVGALMILYVLIGGMKGTTWVQIIKAILLIAGAGIMTVWVLAKFGFNLSDVIQGAIDTSGIAGLAEPGAQYGGSETSKLNFLSLALALVLGTAGLPHVLMRFYTVPTAKEARRSVVWAIWLIGIFYLFTLVLGYGAGALVGADTINAAPGGVNSAAPLLAFALGGEILLGLISAVAFATILAVVAGLTITAAASFAHDIYASVIKKGEVNPDGEVKVARMTVVVIGLLAIVGGIFANGQNVAFLVALAFAVAASANLPTIIYSLFWKRFNTRGALWSMYGGLASCLVLITFSPVVSGKTDDAGNSLSMIRDTGIDFAWFPLENPGIVTIPLGFLLGIVGTLTSREKGDKAKYAEMEVRSLTGAGSEKAATNH, via the coding sequence ATGACCGGCACCGTCTCCGCCGCAGGCACGGCCGACCAGGGCTACGTGCTCGCCGCCTCCGAGGACATCGGCAACCCGGTCGTCAACATCGGCATCTTCCTCGCCTTCGTGGCGGTCACCCTCGTGGTGGTGCTGCGGGCCTCGCGGACCAACAAGACCGCCGAGGACTACTACGCCGGCGGGCGCTCCTTCACCGGTCCGCAGAACGGCACCGCGATCGCGGGGGACTACCTGTCGGCCGCGAGCTTCCTCGGCATCGTCGGGGCCATCGCGATCAACGGCTACGACGGGTTCCTCTACTCCATCGGGTTCCTCGTCGCGTGGCTCGTCGCGCTGCTGCTCGTCGCCGAGCTGCTCCGCAACACCGGCAAGTTCACGATGGCCGACGTCCTGTCCTTCCGGCTCAAGCAGCGCCCCGTCCGCATGGCCGCAGCCCTGACGACGCTCGCAGTCGTGTTCTTCTACCTGCTCGCCCAGATGGCCGGCGCCGGGGGACTGGTCGCGCTGCTGCTGGGCATCGACAGCTCCGGCGGACAGGCCGTCGTCATCGCCGTGGTCGGTGCGCTGATGATCCTCTACGTGCTCATCGGCGGGATGAAGGGCACCACCTGGGTGCAGATCATCAAGGCCATCCTGCTCATCGCCGGCGCCGGGATCATGACCGTGTGGGTGCTCGCCAAGTTCGGCTTCAACCTCTCCGACGTGATCCAGGGCGCCATCGACACCTCCGGCATCGCCGGCCTGGCCGAGCCCGGCGCGCAGTACGGCGGCAGCGAGACGAGCAAGCTGAACTTCCTGTCGCTCGCCCTGGCCCTCGTGCTCGGCACGGCGGGCCTGCCGCACGTGCTCATGCGCTTCTACACGGTGCCCACCGCCAAGGAGGCCCGCCGGTCCGTGGTCTGGGCCATCTGGCTCATCGGCATCTTCTACCTCTTCACCCTCGTCCTCGGCTACGGGGCCGGGGCGCTCGTTGGCGCCGACACGATCAACGCCGCACCGGGTGGCGTGAACTCGGCCGCGCCGCTGCTGGCCTTCGCCCTCGGCGGCGAGATCCTGCTCGGGCTCATCTCCGCGGTGGCCTTCGCGACCATCCTCGCGGTGGTCGCCGGGCTCACCATCACCGCGGCGGCGAGCTTCGCGCACGACATCTACGCCTCCGTCATCAAGAAGGGCGAGGTGAACCCGGACGGCGAGGTCAAGGTCGCCCGGATGACCGTCGTGGTCATCGGGCTGCTGGCGATCGTCGGCGGCATCTTCGCCAACGGCCAGAACGTCGCTTTCCTCGTGGCCCTGGCCTTCGCCGTCGCGGCGAGCGCCAACCTGCCGACCATCATCTACTCGCTGTTCTGGAAGCGCTTCAACACCCGGGGAGCGCTGTGGAGCATGTACGGCGGCCTCGCGTCGTGCCTCGTGCTCATCACCTTCTCGCCCGTCGTCTCGGGCAAGACGGACGACGCCGGCAACAGCCTGTCGATGATCCGCGACACCGGCATCGACTTCGCGTGGTTCCCGCTCGAGAACCCCGGCATCGTCACCATCCCGCTCGGGTTCCTGCTCGGCATCGTCGGCACCCTCACCAGCCGCGAGAAGGGAGACAAGGCCAAGTACGCCGAGATGGAGGTGCGCTCCCTCACAGGCGCCGGCTCCGAGAAGGCCGCCACCAACCACTAG
- the rpsT gene encoding 30S ribosomal protein S20 yields MANIKSQIKRIGTNEKARLRNNAIKTELRTHVRRVRTAVNAGDKDAAVAALVITSKKLDKAVSKGVIHANQAANRKSALAKAVNGL; encoded by the coding sequence GTGGCTAACATCAAGTCTCAGATCAAGCGCATCGGCACCAACGAGAAGGCTCGCCTTCGCAACAACGCCATCAAGACCGAGCTCCGCACGCACGTTCGTCGTGTGCGGACCGCGGTCAACGCTGGCGACAAGGACGCTGCTGTCGCTGCACTTGTCATCACGTCCAAGAAGCTCGACAAGGCCGTGTCCAAGGGCGTCATCCACGCCAACCAGGCCGCGAACCGCAAGTCGGCTCTTGCAAAGGCCGTCAACGGCCTGTGA
- the lepA gene encoding translation elongation factor 4 yields the protein MTPIPSAANLARIQPAATAPELLRNFCIIAHIDHGKSTLADRMLQMTGVVDPRAMRAQYLDRMDIERERGITIKSQAVRMPWEVADEHGVPTGYALNMIDTPGHVDFTYEVSRSLAACEAAVLLVDAAQGIEAQTLANLYLAMENDMAIIPALNKIDLPAAQPEKYAEELANLVGCEPEEVLQISGKTGVGVPALLDRIVLKTPAPVGDPDAPARAMIFDSVYDTYRGVVTYVRVVDGNLAPRERVIMMSTRATHDLLEIGVSSPEPIPTKGLGVGEVGYLITGVKDVRQSKVGDTVTNAAKPADDALGGYSDPKPMVFSGLYPVDGSDYPVLRDALDRLKLNDAALIYEPETSVALGFGFRVGYLGLLHLEIVRERLEREFNLDLISTAPNVIYEVTMDDKSVVTVTNPSEFPGGKIGEVREPIVKATVIAPSEFIGAVMELCQGRRGELQGMDYLSADRVEMRYILPLAEIVFDFFDQLKSRTRGYASLDYDVIGEQAADLVKVDILLQGEQVDAFSAIVHKDNAYSYGLSMVGKLKNLINRQQFEVPIQAAVGARIIARETIRAIRKDVLAKCYGGDISRKRKLLEKQKEGKKRMKTIGSVEVPKEAFIAALTSEQTESRDKKK from the coding sequence GTGACTCCCATCCCCTCAGCGGCCAACCTCGCCCGTATCCAGCCCGCGGCCACTGCACCGGAGCTGCTCCGAAACTTCTGCATCATCGCGCACATCGACCACGGCAAGTCGACGCTGGCCGACCGCATGCTCCAGATGACCGGTGTCGTCGACCCGCGCGCCATGCGCGCGCAGTACCTCGACCGCATGGACATCGAGCGCGAGCGCGGCATCACCATCAAGTCGCAGGCGGTCCGCATGCCGTGGGAGGTCGCCGACGAGCACGGCGTGCCCACCGGCTACGCGCTCAACATGATCGACACCCCGGGCCACGTGGACTTCACCTACGAGGTCTCGCGCTCGCTCGCCGCCTGCGAGGCCGCGGTGCTCCTGGTCGACGCCGCGCAGGGCATCGAGGCCCAGACGCTCGCCAACCTGTACCTCGCCATGGAGAACGACATGGCGATCATCCCGGCGCTCAACAAGATCGACCTGCCGGCAGCCCAGCCCGAGAAGTACGCGGAAGAGCTCGCGAACCTCGTCGGCTGCGAGCCCGAGGAGGTCCTCCAGATCTCCGGCAAGACGGGTGTCGGCGTCCCCGCGCTGCTCGACCGCATCGTGCTCAAGACCCCGGCGCCGGTCGGCGACCCGGACGCCCCGGCCCGCGCGATGATCTTCGACTCCGTGTACGACACCTACCGCGGTGTCGTCACCTACGTCCGCGTCGTCGACGGCAACCTCGCCCCGCGCGAGCGCGTCATCATGATGTCGACCCGGGCGACCCACGACCTCCTCGAGATCGGCGTCTCGTCCCCCGAGCCCATCCCGACCAAGGGGCTGGGCGTCGGCGAGGTGGGCTACCTCATCACCGGCGTCAAGGACGTCCGCCAGTCCAAGGTCGGCGACACCGTCACCAACGCCGCGAAGCCGGCCGACGACGCCCTCGGCGGCTACTCCGACCCCAAGCCGATGGTGTTCTCCGGCCTGTACCCGGTCGACGGCTCGGACTACCCGGTGCTGCGCGACGCGCTCGACCGCCTCAAGCTCAACGACGCCGCGCTCATCTACGAGCCCGAGACGTCCGTCGCGCTCGGATTCGGGTTCCGTGTCGGCTACCTCGGCCTGCTGCACCTCGAGATCGTGCGCGAGCGCCTCGAGCGCGAGTTCAACCTCGACCTCATCTCGACGGCCCCGAACGTCATCTACGAGGTGACCATGGACGACAAGTCTGTCGTCACGGTGACCAACCCGAGCGAGTTCCCGGGCGGCAAGATCGGCGAGGTCCGCGAGCCCATCGTCAAGGCCACCGTCATCGCGCCGTCGGAGTTCATCGGCGCCGTCATGGAGCTGTGCCAGGGCCGCCGCGGCGAGCTGCAGGGGATGGACTACCTCTCGGCCGACCGTGTCGAGATGCGCTACATCCTCCCGCTGGCGGAGATCGTCTTCGACTTCTTCGACCAGCTGAAGTCGCGCACCCGCGGGTACGCCTCCCTCGACTACGACGTGATCGGCGAGCAGGCGGCCGACCTCGTCAAGGTCGACATCCTGCTCCAGGGCGAGCAGGTGGACGCCTTCAGCGCGATCGTGCACAAGGACAACGCGTACTCGTACGGGCTGTCGATGGTGGGCAAGCTGAAGAACCTCATCAACCGTCAGCAGTTCGAGGTGCCCATCCAGGCCGCCGTCGGCGCCCGGATCATCGCGCGCGAGACCATCCGCGCCATCCGCAAGGACGTCCTCGCCAAGTGCTACGGCGGAGACATCTCCCGCAAGCGCAAGCTCCTCGAGAAGCAGAAGGAGGGCAAGAAGCGCATGAAGACCATCGGGTCCGTCGAGGTCCCGAAGGAAGCCTTCATCGCCGCCCTGACCTCCGAGCAGACGGAGTCCCGAGACAAGAAGAAGTGA
- the hemW gene encoding radical SAM family heme chaperone HemW: MTPALPDGDPAPDDGTLPTWVASGAADRRFGVYMHVPFCTVRCGYCDFNTYTASELGGGASQSAYATTAVSEIEMAGRLMDAAGLPRREVSTVFVGGGTPTLLPARDLATMLAAVRSTWGLADDVEVTTEANPDSVTPESLAVLADAGFTRVSFGMQSAVPSVLATLERTHDPRRIPDVVRWARDVGLDVSLDLIYGTPGETLDDWRTSVESALATGVDHVSAYALVVEQGTKMAAQVRRGQLTLPNEDDQAAKYELADDLLTEAGLGWYEVSNWARTVDGVQRACRHNLAYWRGDDWWGVGPGAHSYLGSDVPGTRGLRWWNVKHPVRYANRLAEGLSPSAGQETIGDDSAQLERVMLGVRLREGFATADLSPRARKAVAQHVADGLVDGRAAIAGRVVLTRRGRLLADTVVRDLTD; encoded by the coding sequence GTGACCCCGGCTCTCCCCGACGGCGACCCGGCTCCCGACGACGGCACGCTGCCCACCTGGGTGGCGTCCGGCGCAGCCGACCGCCGGTTCGGCGTCTACATGCACGTCCCGTTCTGCACCGTGCGGTGCGGGTACTGCGACTTCAACACGTACACCGCGAGCGAGCTCGGCGGTGGCGCCAGCCAGTCCGCGTACGCGACGACGGCCGTCTCCGAGATCGAGATGGCCGGGCGTCTCATGGACGCGGCCGGTCTGCCGCGCCGTGAGGTGTCGACCGTGTTCGTGGGTGGCGGCACGCCCACCCTGCTGCCCGCCCGCGACCTCGCGACGATGCTGGCGGCCGTCCGCAGCACCTGGGGGCTCGCGGACGACGTCGAGGTGACCACCGAGGCGAACCCGGACTCGGTGACCCCGGAGTCCCTGGCGGTCCTGGCCGACGCCGGGTTCACCCGTGTCTCCTTCGGTATGCAGTCGGCGGTCCCGAGCGTCCTCGCGACCCTCGAGCGCACCCACGACCCCCGCCGCATCCCGGACGTGGTGCGCTGGGCGCGGGACGTCGGCCTCGACGTCTCGCTCGACCTCATCTACGGCACGCCGGGGGAGACCCTCGACGACTGGCGCACGAGCGTCGAGTCGGCGCTCGCCACGGGCGTCGACCACGTCTCGGCCTACGCGCTCGTGGTCGAGCAGGGCACCAAGATGGCCGCCCAGGTGCGTCGCGGTCAGCTCACGCTGCCCAACGAGGACGACCAGGCCGCCAAGTACGAGCTCGCCGACGACCTCCTCACCGAGGCGGGCCTCGGCTGGTACGAGGTGTCCAACTGGGCGCGCACCGTCGACGGCGTGCAGCGCGCGTGCCGCCACAACCTCGCCTACTGGCGCGGGGACGACTGGTGGGGCGTGGGCCCCGGGGCGCACTCCTACCTCGGCTCCGACGTGCCCGGCACACGTGGCCTGCGCTGGTGGAACGTCAAGCACCCCGTGCGCTACGCCAACCGCCTCGCGGAGGGCCTCAGCCCGTCGGCCGGCCAGGAGACCATCGGCGACGACTCGGCCCAGCTCGAGCGCGTCATGCTCGGCGTCCGCCTGCGCGAGGGCTTCGCGACGGCCGACCTGTCGCCACGAGCACGGAAGGCCGTCGCCCAGCACGTCGCCGACGGCCTCGTCGACGGCCGCGCGGCCATCGCGGGCCGTGTCGTGCTGACCCGCCGCGGGCGCCTCCTCGCCGACACCGTCGTCAGAGACCTCACCGACTGA
- a CDS encoding integral membrane protein: protein MSEKTPDDGTQDPYAQAGYPPPPAGSTPPPPAGPGQPPTYGQPQPPAYGEQPGYGQQPPAYPQPPAYGQPAPGQQPPAFDKQPGDQSYGGDQYSTGGYPPPGGAYPPPSAPPISAGQYGAAESPVPDGFRYGWQKFTQNLGPILLALVAYAAILIVASIVFFSVLVGTGATTDGDIGAAGVAGLGFGFVVFTLIILVLALLAQAGIIRGALAITHGRQVTVGDFFSFSRIGAVLVTVLLVGLASTIVSFTGVGPIIVSFFGQFALLFVIDKGLGPIEAIKASVQLAIRNFAPAILLFVFVYLATAAGAIVLLVGLLVAVPVSMIATAYVYRRLIGEQPAV, encoded by the coding sequence ATGAGCGAGAAGACGCCGGACGACGGCACGCAGGACCCGTACGCCCAGGCGGGCTACCCGCCGCCCCCCGCGGGATCGACCCCGCCCCCGCCGGCAGGCCCCGGCCAGCCGCCGACCTACGGCCAGCCGCAGCCTCCGGCCTACGGCGAGCAGCCCGGCTACGGCCAGCAGCCGCCGGCCTACCCGCAGCCGCCCGCCTACGGCCAGCCCGCGCCGGGGCAGCAGCCCCCCGCCTTCGACAAGCAGCCGGGCGACCAGTCCTACGGCGGCGACCAGTACTCGACCGGTGGCTACCCGCCGCCCGGTGGCGCCTACCCGCCGCCCAGCGCCCCGCCCATCTCCGCCGGTCAGTACGGCGCGGCCGAGTCGCCCGTGCCGGACGGCTTCCGCTACGGCTGGCAGAAGTTCACGCAGAACCTCGGGCCGATCCTGCTGGCGCTCGTCGCCTACGCGGCGATCCTCATCGTGGCGAGCATCGTGTTCTTCTCCGTCCTCGTCGGCACCGGGGCCACCACCGACGGTGACATCGGTGCGGCGGGCGTCGCGGGGCTCGGCTTCGGCTTCGTCGTCTTCACGCTGATCATCCTGGTCCTCGCGCTGCTCGCCCAGGCGGGCATCATCCGCGGCGCGCTGGCCATCACGCACGGCCGCCAGGTGACCGTCGGCGACTTCTTCTCCTTCTCGCGGATCGGCGCCGTGCTCGTCACGGTGCTGCTCGTGGGCCTGGCGTCGACGATCGTCAGCTTCACGGGCGTCGGCCCGATCATCGTGAGCTTCTTCGGCCAGTTCGCGCTGCTGTTCGTCATCGACAAGGGCCTCGGCCCGATCGAGGCGATCAAGGCGAGCGTCCAGCTCGCGATCCGCAACTTCGCACCCGCGATCCTGCTGTTCGTCTTCGTGTACCTCGCGACAGCCGCTGGCGCGATCGTCCTCCTCGTCGGCCTGCTCGTCGCCGTGCCGGTCTCGATGATCGCCACCGCGTACGTGTACCGCCGGCTCATCGGCGAGCAGCCGGCGGTCTGA
- a CDS encoding type II toxin-antitoxin system PemK/MazF family toxin — protein sequence MAKTPWTTTAARVARAVLSGLSRATSDRGPRTTAGPTTRPGRPSPGVARGTTTQRRPEAPPATYPGDFAGTVRAEYSPDLDGKPDPGEVVWTWVPYEEDHARGKDRPVLLVGRDGPWLLGLMLTSKDHGRDAAAEDRHGRRWMDIGAGTWDHEGRPSEVRLDRVVRVDPAAVRREGAIVSRELFASVVSRLHV from the coding sequence ATGGCGAAGACCCCCTGGACCACGACCGCCGCCCGCGTCGCCCGCGCCGTGCTGAGCGGGCTCTCCCGTGCGACGAGCGACCGCGGGCCGCGCACGACGGCCGGACCGACGACACGGCCGGGCCGCCCGAGCCCTGGCGTCGCTCGCGGGACCACCACGCAGCGACGACCCGAGGCACCACCGGCCACCTATCCCGGCGACTTCGCCGGGACGGTCCGGGCCGAGTACTCGCCCGACCTCGACGGCAAGCCCGACCCGGGCGAGGTCGTCTGGACCTGGGTCCCGTACGAGGAGGACCACGCGCGCGGCAAGGACCGCCCGGTCCTGCTGGTCGGCCGGGACGGCCCGTGGCTGCTCGGCCTCATGCTCACGAGCAAGGACCACGGGCGCGACGCCGCCGCCGAGGACCGGCACGGCAGGCGGTGGATGGACATCGGCGCGGGCACCTGGGACCACGAGGGCCGCCCGAGCGAGGTGCGGCTCGACCGCGTGGTCCGGGTCGACCCCGCGGCGGTCCGCCGCGAGGGCGCGATCGTGTCGCGCGAGCTGTTCGCCTCCGTCGTGAGCCGTCTGCACGTCTGA
- a CDS encoding DUF3097 domain-containing protein, with product MSSDRYSQDVLASGPHPSVRRPTSRPVAAERGLVVEEVMSGWVGAVTRVEKSGGMHVVVLEDRAGRTRTFSLGPGFWVDGAPVTLTPPVTSTAPAAPTRTASGSRVVADARARVARGSRIWVEGRHDAELVEKVWGDDLRVEGVVVELLEGVDNLEEALVDFKPSKGRRVGVLVDHLVPGSKEQRITDEVLRRFPGGNVKVLGHPYVDVWQAVRPQRVGLDAWPVIDRGTEWKYGILQRLGWPAENQTDVALGWKKILGTVRSYADLEPSLLGRVEELIDFVTVTD from the coding sequence GTGAGCTCAGACCGCTACTCCCAGGACGTCCTCGCCTCCGGCCCCCACCCCTCGGTGCGCCGCCCGACCTCGCGACCGGTCGCCGCCGAGCGCGGCCTCGTCGTCGAGGAGGTCATGTCCGGGTGGGTCGGCGCCGTGACGCGGGTCGAGAAGTCCGGCGGCATGCACGTCGTGGTCCTCGAGGACCGCGCCGGGCGCACCCGCACCTTCTCGCTCGGTCCGGGATTCTGGGTCGACGGCGCGCCCGTGACCCTCACCCCACCCGTCACCTCGACCGCGCCCGCCGCCCCGACGCGCACCGCGAGCGGGTCCCGCGTCGTCGCCGACGCCCGGGCCCGCGTCGCGCGCGGCAGCCGCATCTGGGTCGAGGGGCGCCACGACGCCGAGCTGGTCGAGAAGGTCTGGGGCGACGACCTCCGGGTCGAGGGCGTGGTCGTCGAGCTCCTCGAGGGCGTCGACAACCTCGAGGAGGCGCTCGTCGACTTCAAGCCCTCGAAGGGCCGCCGCGTCGGGGTCCTCGTCGACCACCTGGTGCCTGGGAGCAAGGAGCAGCGCATCACCGACGAGGTGCTGCGACGGTTCCCCGGCGGGAACGTCAAGGTGCTCGGTCACCCCTACGTCGACGTGTGGCAGGCCGTGCGACCGCAGCGCGTCGGCCTCGACGCTTGGCCCGTGATCGACCGCGGCACCGAGTGGAAGTACGGGATCCTGCAGCGCCTCGGGTGGCCGGCCGAGAACCAGACGGACGTCGCGCTCGGCTGGAAGAAGATCCTCGGCACGGTCCGCAGCTACGCCGACCTCGAGCCCTCGCTCCTGGGGCGCGTCGAGGAGCTCATCGACTTCGTGACCGTCACCGACTGA
- a CDS encoding DUF485 domain-containing protein, translated as MTDAAQTPVSPDDGPPTGPPGGGGGRPQDPSTDLLDYEQVQDSPEFQALRRRFRRFVFPMTAFFLVWYLTYVLLADYAHGFMSTQVWGNINVGLLLGLGQFVTTFAITMIYARWANKKQDPMADELRQRIEGRDLV; from the coding sequence ATGACCGACGCAGCTCAGACCCCCGTCTCACCCGACGACGGACCACCGACAGGTCCGCCGGGTGGAGGCGGTGGCCGACCGCAGGACCCCTCGACCGACCTCCTCGACTACGAGCAGGTGCAGGACAGCCCCGAGTTCCAGGCGCTCCGGCGCCGGTTCCGCCGCTTCGTCTTCCCGATGACCGCGTTCTTCCTCGTCTGGTACCTCACCTACGTGCTGCTCGCGGACTACGCGCACGGCTTCATGAGCACGCAGGTGTGGGGGAACATCAACGTCGGCCTGCTGCTGGGGCTCGGCCAGTTCGTCACGACCTTCGCGATCACCATGATCTACGCCCGCTGGGCCAACAAGAAGCAGGACCCCATGGCGGACGAGCTCCGTCAGCGCATCGAGGGACGTGATCTCGTATGA
- a CDS encoding DUF779 domain-containing protein — protein MIEADVVIEGETQSRVAATDSAVALLRRLWEQHGPLMFHQSGGCCDGSSPMCYPAGELFTSAADVLLGHLDISESGGEDGTEGGVEPQSIEFWMSTEQFAYWRHTHLTVDVVPGRGSGFSVESPEGVRFIIRSRLMETSDAFV, from the coding sequence ATGATCGAGGCCGACGTCGTCATCGAGGGCGAGACGCAGTCGCGGGTCGCCGCGACGGACAGCGCCGTCGCGCTGCTGCGACGGCTGTGGGAGCAGCACGGGCCGCTGATGTTCCACCAGTCCGGAGGGTGCTGCGACGGGTCCTCCCCCATGTGCTACCCGGCAGGCGAGCTCTTCACCTCCGCGGCCGACGTGCTGCTCGGGCACCTCGACATCTCCGAGAGCGGCGGCGAGGACGGCACCGAGGGTGGCGTGGAGCCGCAGTCCATCGAGTTCTGGATGTCGACCGAGCAGTTCGCGTACTGGCGTCACACCCACCTCACGGTGGACGTGGTCCCGGGGCGCGGGTCCGGGTTCTCGGTCGAGAGCCCCGAGGGCGTGCGCTTCATCATCCGGTCGCGGCTCATGGAGACCTCGGACGCCTTCGTCTGA